In Chroicocephalus ridibundus chromosome 2, bChrRid1.1, whole genome shotgun sequence, the DNA window AACCTGCCTAATAACTTCcagttcttcccttctttccagcTGCAATGGTGCCCTGGAGCTCCTTCCCACTGGGGACACAGGCTTGGCAGATCCCCTCGGTGTCACACCGAGCGGTGGGGGACTCTCTGCACTTGCAGGTGCAATATGGAACGTGCCTACCACCTGCACAGGTAGGCAGAAAGACTCATCTCTGGTGTCTCACACATGATATCCAGCCCTGCGCAGGGTGCAGAATGGAGAGCATCATTCAGAAACTCCTGCCCGCCAATGCTGAAGGGTTGGAGCCACTCAATGGGAGAGGCTCTGATCCCATCTTAGCTCTAAAGatcaaggcttttaaaattaaagaaagtcTTGACAGTGTTGGTACCAGCAAGAATCATTAAGTAGTTGCAAATAGCCTTAATACTTTAAAGAAGACTTAATCAAGCAGAGCTGGGGCGTCTTGACAATCTGATAATTGCAGCATAAAATTCAGAGAATGCAGAGACCGTGGGGATGCATGACTGGCCTTTGGGGGCTATTTGTTCTGaaacagctcttctttttctttttgaagagaaaTTTAAATTACCCAGACTTTCAAAAATAACTGTTTATCTTTCACAAGAGTCTTGAAGATCTTCTCATTTATCATGCACTTAAATCAGCGCCAATTTCCTGTAATTCACCCTTAATCCACAGATGAACAAAACTCTCTTCTATCAAGGAATGCCAAAAACTACTGGTGTTAGCTCGGTCCCTCCCAGTTATCCATGTCAAAAGGTGTTAATTTGTGTAGGAAGGGCTGATTCAAACTCTGCTCCTATTTTTTGGCGTTGCTTCAATGGGACTTAGATTAGTTTACAGGTAGTGTATTTAAACAACCAAAATAGCTAGCATTACGTTGCTGGTGTGGAGATTTAAAAATAGTTGTGAATGCATCCAAATAGTTTGATTTTATGTAGGCAAGAATAAACTAATCAAGGGCTGCCctgtttgaaaacaaactaaaatttgATACCCAAGTAACCGTGATGGTTTGAAAGAACTGCAAAGAACTGGCTGTAAACAAAGTTAAATTAACAGCTGTGGTAACTTTATCCTGAAGCAAAACAAAGGTAAAGGCTGAACACGATGGAAAGACCAAAGCTGGTGAAAAGGATTTTATTCTCTGTATTCAAAAAAGTTAGTTACTTTGCAAGGAAggtattttcctgtctttcaatCGTGATGTCCTCTTCAATGCTACAATCACACAGAACAGGGCAAAGCAGGACAAATACACGCCGATACATACTCGTATGATGCCAGAACACCTTTAAAAACTGCTAGTGTTTTTGTATCACTGAAGACTTGATTTCATATGTGCTGTCagattgaaaaaaataacatctaaaatgtttgggtttaataatcaaaaaatgaaaaaaaaaaaaagtcctaactCTGTATCCTGGGCAGGATCATTTCAAATCTCCTTCGGTTTGGGTTGAAGGCTGGTGTTTGCAGCCCAAGCCAGAGGAGCAGTTCAGGCTCTGTCCTAATTCCCTGGATGATAAAACTTACTTTTTGGGAATTTCAGTGGGTTTCTGTGAGGGAGACGTGGTACTCACTGCGGTGCTAAGGGAGTAATTTAACATCAGCGTAACTctttccccagccctctccccatttgcttttcttctatttccttctgtgcatttcccttttcctgttgGGAATAAACAGTCTGGCAGATTACGAGAAGCACgatgcagaggaagaagctgcCATGTTTGCTGCGAGCACCCTTGGGCACACAGCTGAGAGCACgcgggaaaggaaaataaataaatgacaccAGATGCCACTTTCACTGACCCCATGACATCACTGTCTGAGGAAGGACATCCACAAGGTGAGGACGCGCAGCCTCGGCTTCCAACAGCAGATGAGAGCTTAGTATTTGATACGCGCTACCTCTGGTTTAAAACTAGCACcactatatttaattttattttatttattttattttattttattttattttattttattttattttattttattgtattttattttattttattttattttattttatgatactGTTGTGATCCTCTCATTCATATTTACTGATGACACATCATCCACAAAACCCGCTGCTTTCTTCTGCACGCTTTATTATCATTCTAAAGAGTTGTAGCCCATGGCTGGGGCTGCCATACTGGGCTAGCCATGACGGAAACCGCAGAGGTGCTGGTCCCTCTACGTCTTCGACAGGAGGTGTATTTTGGTCTGTGTTTTTCACCACGGGACACAGACAAGGACGGTGGCTTTCCTAGACGtctgcctttctccttctcaCTGGGGAAGTCCGTCAAGAAGGTACTTCTTAGTACACCATATGAGTCTTCGTGAGCCTGGAAGAGAAGGGCAGGAAGATGTTACTAATTTAGTCAATGCTGTGCAGCTTGCAGAAACTCTGTCAGCTTCTGCCTACACACATCTCACCTcctattgttaaaaaaattacagccactgaaagagatgaaaaagtaacacgtttcttttctggtttttataGTGATAAGGCAAATCCGATTCTTCTTGCCCCTGCTGTGTGGGCTTTTTGGACTTTGGGGTCCTTTGGGGTAGCTATGGAGACGCGGGTCCCTGCACGGGTGCTATCAGATGCACATAGATGCACTAAACCTATTTTAACAGCTCTGAATGCAAGGACCGCATTGGGTAAACCTCTCATACAAGGAGCTAGGACTTCCCAGGACTAATTAACATCTAGTTAGTGCTTTTCCATTTCTCACCAGTTGAAGACCAGCCACCTGTAAAGCTGTGGAGAGGTCAAGTGCAAATTTCAGCAGAAATTTCGCAAGATAGCTACGAGTTCATGGTGACCCTACGATTATTAGATGGCTTTTTGTCCGGTGAAAAAGAAATTGGCAGATGTGTCCTGAAAATAAAACACGCAGTAGGTGGCACAGGCACGCATAATGTTACGAATTGTCTCAGGGGTTTCCAGACGCGGAGAGGTGTGAGAGCTTTTTCCACCATCTCCACTTCTCTCTCAGGTTTTGCTTTCGTTTCTGCTTCGCACAGGTTCCCATTCTGCCATCACACATAAATTCCACCCAGGCTCTTGTCTGAGCCCCCTCCTGTTTCCTATTTGTCACGAAACCCCCCCATGCCAAAACAATCGCGTTGACTCTGCTGTCTCCTTAATGTTATACTTGTGTATTTATTCTTCCCCTATAACAGCTATTTTGTCAAAATGGCCTTTTTCCTGGAGATTTATACTTACTGATTTCATACCTTGCCTGCACTCTTTTACAGCTGGGGCCGGACATAAGAAATCGGAGCGAAATGTCTTTCTTTGTCCGCGCTAAAACTGCCACGTAAGGGCCGCGCTGGTACACCTCAGAGCTGGCTCCCCAAGAAAAAGCGAACTTACAGTCTGCAGGAGACCTGAAGAAATCCTATCgaatattttaaagactgtttCCTCTGAAGGCTGTATTGTTTCAATAGCACATTTCTTCCAGttctcctttcctgtttttccattcaTGTGAACACAGGGTATTTTAAGAGTCCATCTGCTCATGTTACTTATTCCTCACTTCAAGTCATAATCCTCTGTGATACTACAGTTAATTGCACTGCCTATGATTATATTGCATCATTAACAGGATTATGATATTCAACCTTATCTATACTGgagtaatttcaaaatatttctattgttACCAGCTCCGGCTGAACTTCAACAGCTTTTATAATTTTGAGGACATTTATTGTGTATCTGGCTATTCCGATGCCATTCTTAAATAGATAAAAGTGCCCGCACCGCATTTTACACCAGTTGTAACTGGATTAATTTGGATCTTGCACCTTTCTGGCTGAGTTCAGGCCTGCCTTCAGTCACGTTATTTCCATTCACAGCGGCGAGGTCTACTACAGGCAGAGGgtgatgttatttaaaaatagcacCATGTATTTTAAGCCATCTCTGAGCAAGGGTAAATCCGATTCCCGACATGTCAGTAGGGGAAGCATCTACATCACGACCGTACAACGGCTCTTGGTTCTTTTATCACTTTTTCTGCCTACAACTGTCCCTCCTTTACCAACAGAGCGCGGGCCAGCAGAAAATGGTCCCAATTTGGCTTGCAGCCCTCTGCTCCGGGAGGAATTTGATGTTTGAAAACACTCCGCTTGGCGAAACTCTGCTCAGCACAAACGGCCGACCAAAAAAAATAGGAGGgggagagcattttttttttttttttttggaggggagggtatttttggggagggggggtattttgggggagggggctgcagcccacggggtgggggggcgggtcGGGGCAGCCGCAGGTGCGGGGGCTGCGCGCCTCcccccgcgggcgcggagcggccgGGAGAGGGCGCGATGGCCCCACGGTAGCGGCGGCCGCGGCCGTGGGAAAGCGGGGCCGCCCCCAGCGCCGGccggaggcggggcgggggggaacagggagaggagggacccggggggacaggacggggacggGTCCTCCCGCCTCGCGGAGCGGCCCCGCGTCACCCCCCCCACCAGGGCTTGCGCTCGGCGTCTGCTTAGAAAAAAGCTGGGGtggggaataaataaatattcatatagaataaaaaaatccccccGGGGGACGGGACAGCCGCTtggcagcttttttgtttggggggggggggggccacacagGGGTGTCCCTCCATCTCCCGCGGGTGCGGAGCCCCGCGCggcgcggggagagggggggatgtAGGATGCGCGGCGGGTAGCAGCGatcctgggggggggcgggggcgcggcgggggaaCCGCAGGTGCGTAAATTGCACCCGCccggacggcggggggggggggggggtcagagcaGGGGCGGGAGCATCCCCGTGGACGGCCAAAAGGAGCGTGGCTGCAAGGTGACCCCCGTGGGGCTCTgcctccgcgccccccccccccctcctccggcaGCCTCCTTCTCCCGGTTTAATCCTCCGCAGGCGCCGGCAGAGGCGGGATAATCAAGCGGcgaccggggcggggggtgcccgaGCCACACAAGCTCCTTTGTGCCGGAagccagcgccccccccccccccctcctcccgccgccccccggccaccccctgccccccgcgGGGCCAGCTCGCCCTCGGTGCCGCCGAAGCCTCTTCGAGGAGGGCTAGAGGAGAGGGTgaagccccttcccctcccgccgccaTCGGGGGGCATCGCCTCTCCCTTCTGCGAggccggcgggaggaggggaaCGGCGAGGAGCTGCCTTTTAATCcctactactattttttttttttttttttactatgtttaCTTCCGACCTCTCCTTGCGCGGCTcgtagtaaaaaggaaaaaaaaaaaaaaaaaaaaagccatagtaaaataaataaaaagggccGCGGAGCGCGGCATCGCCTCCCCCCGGCCCTTCCCCCGGAGCAGAAAAGCGCCGGCGCGTATTTCTCCGGAGGGGTGGGGGGATTGAAGTGCGGGGGGTAGGGGGGTTGTCAAAAGAGCGCGTATCAGCGCGGAAGCAGCGCGGCCGCCCCCTCGCGGCGCGCCCTCCCCCGGCCGCGGGAGCGCGGATCCCTGCGCGGCCGCCAAGGGGCGGGCACGGGCAGGGCGGCGGCGCGCAGGGCGGGAGCGCGCAGGGCCCCGCGGAGCTGCCTCCGCCCCCGCGGCCTCTCCCGCCCGCCCCTCGGCGGCGCTTTAAAGGAGGAAAGCAACTAAACTTCTATTGTACCGGACAGAGCGCGCCGCGCAGCCCTGGACCTACAACCGCCGCACGCCGGGAAGGCGGCAGCTCTCCGCTGCTCCCtgggttattattattttttttaaaagaaaccgtGGTGGGAGGAAGAGATCTACATTCTCCCGgcgttttgtcctttttttttttttcttttctccgtCCTTTCCGgctgttctttttaattttactatagatattatatttttttttcctcgttttgTTGTTTCCCCGCGCCGCCCGCAATAATTGCCTCGCTACGTTTCGCAGCTGGCGCGTTGGAGAAGCCGGTGAGTTGCGGGGGgctcttgctttttcccccccccccatcacttcgattcctctccccctcctcctccttctcccgcGGTTGTGGCGTTTGGACTGACACGGGCTGGTGACACCCGGGCTGCTGGCGGGGCTGCGCTCCGCGGACGTGGATACCGATGGTCCCTCCCGAGGGACGCTCTCCTCTGCCGGGGCACCGGCGCTCCCCATCCTCTTTCTTGCGATcggattttaattttctttttaatttaattttttttgggggggggggggcgcggtgtAAGCATTTGCTGCTCCCGCGTATGCGCGGGCAGGCAATGGTTATTGCACGTATTGCTtgtatatatacgtgtgtatatatatatgcgcgtatatatatatacgtatgtatatTTGACAAGATTTGGCAAAGTTTGCCAAGGTCCCCGTGCATGGCCAGCACGCCCAGGTGGGTGGCTGGGGGGCAACCCGGCTCCCGGCTGGAAGCTGCCGGCCGCCCCTTCCCGCCCGGCTCCCGGGAGGCGGGATGGGGATGGCGCTGCGGCCCCGGCAGGGAAGGGGGCTCCGTGCCGGCGCCGTGCCCGGTGTGAGCGGGGCGGGGAGACGAGCCCGGccgagctgctgcagccccctccgGGGGAGCCGCGGGGAGGGTGGTCCGGCAGCCGGCCCCTCGGTACATCAGGTCGCGCTGTCCGGTTGTCCTGCCGAGCTTGGAAGGGAGTGAAGGGAGGTCgtggattttattttatcattattatagtatttttttttttaattactaaacgCGACTGCGCTTTCTACCCGCCCGCACGGCgtggggagccgggagggagcgCTGCGCGCCGGGGGGGCCGCCGATCCCCGGGGGTGAACCGATCCCCGCGGCGGAGCTCGGCTCGGCTCACCCGGacgcccccttttccccccaaccCTTCCAGGCACCAGCCGCCGCGATGCCGCTCAGCGCCGGCTTCCCCAGCAAGAACTACGATTACGACTACGACTCGGTGCAGCCCTACTTCTActtcgaggaggaggaggagaacttcTACCTGGCGGCGCAGCAGCGGGGCAGCGAgctgcagccccccgccccgtccgAGGACATCTGGAAGAAGTTTGAATTGCTGCCCAcgccgcccctctcccccagccgccgctccagcctggcCGCcgcctcctgcttcccctccaccGCCGACCAGCTGGAGATAGTGACCGAGCTCCTCGGGGGGGACATGGTCAACCAGAGCTTCATCTGCGACCCGGACGACGAGTCCTTCGTCAAGTCCATCATCATCCAGGACTGCATGTGGAGCGGCTTTTCCGCCGCCGCCAAGCTGGAGAAGGTGGTCTCCGAGAAGCTGGCCTCCTACCAGGCGGCCCGCCGGGAGGTGGGGggacccgccgcccgccccggcccgccgcccgccgggcccccgccgccgccgcccggcctcgCCGCCTCCCCCGTCGCCTCCGCCGGCCTCTACCTGCACGACctgggggccgccgccgccgactGCATCGACCCCTCGGTGGTCTTCCCCTACCCGCTCAGCGAGCGGGCCCCGCGGGCCGGACCCCCCGGCGCCAGCCCCGCGTCCCTGCTGGGCGACGACACGCcgcccaccaccagcagcagcgaCTCGGGTGAGTGGGACCCACGCGTGATggtggtgctgtgtgtagggggGGGGAGGCGTGGAAACCCGCTGGCggcccccccttctcccccctcccctcatgggctttttttaaatgccacGTTAGCGAGGCACGGAGAGGCTCCCAGCGAATTTATTTCCTGCAAAACCAGCCCAGTTTTCCCTCcaggggtggagggaagaaaggaggggggggcgaaaaaaaaaacctaaagaagcgaggggggggagggagaaactTTCATAACGGGGTCAGAGCCGGTCTGGGATGCGGTGTCCCGGTGAAAGTGGCTCCCGGTGCCACCCGTGGGCCGGGAAGGAGTTAACTCCCGCCCGAGAGCCGCGGGGGGAATGCGCCGTCGGGGAGGTGCTAGTGAAAGTGACTGCAGAGGAGTGAATGGGGCTGGGAAAGTTTTAGAAATGCTTCCTTAGGTATTTGACAGCCTGTTCCGCTCCCTCGTAAATTTGGGTTGAACGTGAGTTTCGAGCGCTACagccttccttccccccgccccccgccttgGATTTTCCGCAAATTAGCAGATCAAGAGAGATTCAGAAAATGTCTCTGAATACACATGTGTGTTAAGTAAGCTTTCTTTTGAGGCGTGGCCAAAGCCTTCTAAATCCTTAATTAAGGGCAGCTTGAGTCTGGGAGCTTTATTGCGCTGTACTGCTGACAACCGAGGTTAAACTTTCCTGCTATCTTTTTCATGCGCTCCTCGGAATTACGCAAGATCGTTGCAACTTTTGAAATCAGGGAGCCGGGGTTTGGAGCGCGGTCCATGTGTCCTATTGCACTTCCTTAAAGGAAAGGCTCTTGGGGAAAGTGGAGTCCAGCAGCATCAGATGGGTTTAAGAAGGTTTTATCAACCAGTTCCTCGCTGTGCAGCTCAGAGTAACCTTCCCTTATAAATACAGAGTATTTGCGCAGATCagcttatgatttattttttccccctcttgcagaagaagaacaagaggaagatgaggaaatTGATGTCGTTACATTAGCCGAAGCGAATGAATCCGAATCCAGCACCGAGTCCAGCACAGACACGTCAGAAGAGCACAGTAAGCCCCACCACAGCCCGCTGGTTCTCAAACGGTGTCACGTCAACATCCATCAGCACAATTACGCCGCTCCTCCCTCCACCAAGGTTGAATACCCAGCTGCAAAAAGGCTAAAGTTGGACAGTGGCAGAGTTCTCAAACAGATCAGCAATAACCGAAAATGCTCGAGTCCCCGCACGTCAGATTCAGAAGAGAACGACAAGAGGCGAACGCACAACGTCTTGGAGCGCCAGAGGAGAAACGAGCTGAAGCTGAGCTTCTTTGCCTTGCGTGACCAGATACCCGAGGTGGCCAACAACGAAAAGGCGCCCAAGGTTGTCATCCTGAAAAAAGCAACGGAGTACGTTCTTTCCATCCAGTCAGACGAACACAGACTGATCGCAGAGAAAGAGCAGTTGAGGCGGAGGAGAGAACAGTTGAAACACAAACTCGAGCAGCTAAGGAACTCTTGTGCATAGAAACTCTTGGGCATCGCTTAGAATCACCCAAACTAGACTGAAACAATGATAAAATATTAGTGTTTCTAATATCACTCATGAACTACACCAGTCCATTGAGTATGGAACTATTGCAACTGCATGCTGTGCGATTTAACTTGAGACTACACAACCTTGGCTGAATCTCCCAAGGGTTTGGCCAGAACCTCAAAACTGCCTCATAATTGATACTTCGGGCATAAGGGATGACGGGACATTCTTCATGCTTGGGGATGAactcttcaacttttttttcttttaagattttgtatttaaggcatttttttcataTGAGAATCCCAAATAAAGGTTGTCCCCAGATTGCTGTATATTATTGCCATGTAAATATCTTTAATAAAGTCTTTATAGAAAAATGTGCAACGTTAATACGCAACAGTTGTGGCAACTGGATTTATACTTGTCTTGAACTTCTGTGCCATAACATTTcacaattttgttttttatttaaatacattttttcttttaaaaatgatttttattttgtttttagataaataaatatttgcccAAAATATAATTAGCTAAATACTGTGTAAAGactttgctttgtctcctgctgtTGTCATTAGATGCTCGTTTCCATGACATCCCTCTCCCTGTCATCGTGGCTGTGACCTGACAGAAGCCAAAGGAGAGTTAGTTGAGAGGAAATTATGATAGTTTTGTAGCTTAGGAGGGAGTTGagtttcttcctctcccctgtccccccgccctTGTGTTAATTCAAGTAGATAAAATCGTTGGTCTAATGTGCTTGGTTAGTTCAACCAGTGTTGCCACCATGAAGGTGGGTGGTAGCAATGTCTGTCTTGGCCACGGTCATCTGCCTGCTGGAAGTAAAGTTGAGGTGATGTATTTTTACACCAGTCACCCCAGCGTGTGGGCTCTGCCTTCCTTCCAAATACGTATAATTACATTTTCAGGGCATGACCTTCATTCTGCGCTAGGGACCCAGCTCTGTATTTTGAGGGCTGCTTTGTAGTCGGCTCACCTTAATTGCTTCCTGTTTGATTTTGAACAGGAGTTAAATGGGATAAGAAAATAAACCGAGATGGCGAGTGTTGAAGTGGTTAAAACAACAgagcattttccctttttaagtgCTGAAATCGGCAGAGCCACTCTTCCTGGTCAAACACCTTAACACTGCATTCATGTGAATAGTTAGGTGGGATTTCAAGGAATACAAAGTTCAAGGATGCACGAAAgggagcaaaggaaaagaagagctaTTTCTCACTTGAAGAATCTGCTGGGACAGATTCCTAACGTTTGTCAGATATATTAAATCATATTTACATTCAGGAATTGTCTCATGATCAGCTTCAGATGAGCAATACAGTACTTGCTTGACACAGCTCCTAAGGCTAGGTTTgatctttttcccccctcctttcacCCACTTACCTCCACTTCGGTCAGAACTTGAGCAAGAAATCAATGAGCCCTTTGATGTGGGGGAAGAAGGTGCTTTTTGAAAAAGTTGAGCCTTGTACTTTTTGATTTTCATAATTCCCGTTAAATACATATTTGCTTGGCTTCCGACCATCCGGGCAGCGGTGCTGCCAGATAACACCAGTGCCAGCAACTGAACTGGGACCGAAGGTTCAGGTTTTCTATTCCTTTTGAGTTCGGAGTGGGAAGAAGatgggctgtgtgtgtgtgtacatgggGTGGGGGAGTGGAGGTAGCATTTTAGGGACAGTGTAGATGCCAAAGATCTCTGTCCTGCAAAGCCTAGGGTGACCGTCCTAACAATTTTGCACATGGGAGGACTCCCAGAAGAAAGTAAGTGTCTAAATCCCGTTTAATGAGGTGCTTTAAGTGCTCGGCTGAAgatttcttgggggggggggggggggggaagtgttctGTtagaaaaatgggagaaaataaagctCTTTTCTTCAATTTGTCCACACCAGCCCCTTGTAACTGGGTTTATAGAAGTGGGCTGCAGTTGCTTTTTTCAGTGCATGGTTCAGATATTCACTTATGAGGAAAAAGAATGATGTGAAATGAAACTGTTAATCTTATCCAAACTGTAAATCAGGACCTCTTCCAGCTCTGAATAACAGAAAAGTTATACCTTTTATTAGGCAGgataacttattttaaaagaacatgaaTTTCACTTGCTATCTTAGATATTGTTCAGGAACAGAAGCAAGCTGCTGTTCAAGAATTTCTAACTGTATCTCCATCCTCTGAAACAAAGCGAGAGATGTAGATCCATCCACCGACTATGAAAAAAGTCTGTCACCTTTGGGTCCCACTTTCACAGATTAGCAAAACCCCTCGCTTCTCCCCATTAAATGAGCTTAGGCCACAATGATTAATAAAGCTTTCCTTATTTGTCAGCTTCTAAAATCATTTCGAgaatagttttgggttttttcttctatCTGCAGAAGGTTCTTGGTCTTTTGATGAATAGGATACTTAACGGTTACTTAATTTCTTACTCTCACCTTTTAATTGAGCATCAGTTCCACTTGCCACTTTCCTCCTGGAAGAGTCCACTGGATCATGAACGGGATCACAAATTGATACTCTAAAAGAGTCTGATTTTATGGGATGACGCTTCATATTTATGACATTTGTCACTTTTCTGAAGGGTTATGAAGTGCCAAAACaatgcagtgaaaaataaataaatttaacacAGCCCGTGGGTGCAGGAGCGAAAAACTTCTCCTGGTCATTAAACTGCCGCTACAATAAAGAGGAAGGTGATTTCCACTTTCCGACTCTGCGCGAGAGGTTAGGAAGTTCGGAAGACACAGGCATCCCACACGAGTATCCGGGCTGGATTCAGTTAGTAACGCATTGTATATGGATAAGGAAGTGTTGGGGTTTGCTGCTGTTTTGGAGCAATAAAGGAGATAAGCTTATAAAAGAAGCCTCTGAGCCGTGAAATAAAACGCAGCAAGTATTTACAGTGCTTGCCAAACAGCTGTACCAAAACACTACTCGAAATACAAGGAGCGTTTTTAGCTTCATCCCTCTGCTCCTTGACTTTCACAGGAGATTTCAAGCCACTTCTCTCCCAGAAAAACATGAGGCAAAATATGGCATCAAAAGAAACTAGAAACAAATGATCGTTGTGAATATAAAATTGCCCTTATCATATACTCTTGCTGTTTTTGTTTaataatgctgatttttaagtttccagcttcatttttttttccttgtgtacAAGTTCTGTCTTTCCAGCCAACTAACAGCGTGAATGACTTCAACACATCAATACAGAATGTGCtgggggagcactgggatgtACAAAAGCACCTGTGTTGGCTTAATTCAGCTCCCATCTGAGCCTTCCATGGAAATTCCATGTTTCTTCCAGGGAAACAGACTTGCGCCAGTGGAAGATGCTCTTGAAAATTTTCTCACTGCCTCTAAAGAAATCATTTGACTTACCCCTGCCATAACCACTCTGGCTGCTGTAGCACTTTGCAACCATTGCAGGCTGTTGAGAGATGACAAACATTTCATCAGAGTTGTATTAAAAGGAGAGTTTCAGGGAAGTGGAATAGAATTACTGTAAACTGGAAATACGCCAGGCCACTTCAGTTAACATCTGAATTTATTCAAAACGGAAGGTAGAGGTGGTTGTTTCATCTACGGAGATGAACCATCTTCTAATacgctgggttttttttttaaacaacctttTTGTTTTGATTGATCTGTGTTAAGAGTCATCGGCCAATGAATTATCAGAAGAATAAAACTGAACGATAGGGGATCCTAACGCAGGCAGACAGCTTGGGAAGAGACTCAGGATTTACTTTCCAGCTTACGGGTTTGCT includes these proteins:
- the MYC gene encoding myc proto-oncogene protein → MPLSAGFPSKNYDYDYDSVQPYFYFEEEEENFYLAAQQRGSELQPPAPSEDIWKKFELLPTPPLSPSRRSSLAAASCFPSTADQLEIVTELLGGDMVNQSFICDPDDESFVKSIIIQDCMWSGFSAAAKLEKVVSEKLASYQAARREVGGPAARPGPPPAGPPPPPPGLAASPVASAGLYLHDLGAAAADCIDPSVVFPYPLSERAPRAGPPGASPASLLGDDTPPTTSSSDSEEEQEEDEEIDVVTLAEANESESSTESSTDTSEEHSKPHHSPLVLKRCHVNIHQHNYAAPPSTKVEYPAAKRLKLDSGRVLKQISNNRKCSSPRTSDSEENDKRRTHNVLERQRRNELKLSFFALRDQIPEVANNEKAPKVVILKKATEYVLSIQSDEHRLIAEKEQLRRRREQLKHKLEQLRNSCA